A stretch of Kaistella flava (ex Peng et al. 2021) DNA encodes these proteins:
- a CDS encoding thiolase family protein yields the protein MKQAYIIKGFRTAVGKAPKGSLRFTRPDVMAATVIEKLMAAVPQLDKNRIDDLIVGNAMPEAEQGLNVARLISLMGLKTDQVPGVTVNRYCASGSEAIAIASAKIQAGMADCIIAGGTESMSYIPMGGYKPVPESDMAKSNPDYYWGMGYTAEEVAKQFNITREEQDAFSFDSHNKALKANETGRFKDQIVPIPVEYNYLDENQKMQTKKYEFAVDEGPRKSTSLEGLAKLRPVFANGGSVTAGNSSQMSDGAAFVIVMSEEMVKELGLEPEARLVAYAAAGLEPRIMGMGPLYAVPKALKQAGLELKDIDLIELNEAFASQSVALKKELNLNPDILNVNGGAIALGHPLGCTGTKLTVQLLDEMRKRGNMKYGMVTMCVGTGQGAASIFELL from the coding sequence ATGAAACAAGCATATATAATTAAAGGGTTCAGAACGGCCGTCGGAAAGGCTCCCAAAGGTTCACTTCGCTTCACGCGTCCCGACGTCATGGCAGCAACCGTTATCGAAAAGTTAATGGCTGCAGTGCCGCAGTTAGATAAAAACAGAATCGACGATTTAATCGTTGGTAACGCAATGCCGGAAGCAGAACAAGGTTTAAACGTTGCGCGTTTAATTTCATTAATGGGATTGAAAACAGATCAAGTTCCAGGTGTTACGGTGAACAGATATTGCGCTTCTGGAAGCGAAGCGATTGCTATTGCTTCGGCGAAAATTCAGGCAGGAATGGCTGATTGTATCATTGCAGGTGGAACAGAATCAATGTCTTACATTCCAATGGGCGGTTACAAACCAGTTCCGGAAAGTGATATGGCAAAATCCAATCCTGACTATTATTGGGGAATGGGTTATACCGCAGAAGAAGTCGCGAAACAATTCAATATCACTCGTGAAGAGCAAGATGCATTTTCTTTCGATTCTCATAACAAAGCTTTAAAAGCTAATGAAACAGGAAGATTCAAAGATCAGATTGTTCCGATTCCAGTTGAGTATAATTATCTGGATGAGAACCAAAAAATGCAAACCAAGAAATATGAATTTGCCGTGGATGAAGGTCCAAGAAAAAGTACAAGTTTAGAAGGTTTGGCAAAATTACGTCCAGTCTTTGCAAATGGTGGAAGTGTAACTGCAGGAAACTCTTCTCAAATGAGTGACGGTGCAGCTTTCGTTATTGTAATGTCGGAAGAAATGGTAAAGGAATTAGGATTGGAACCGGAAGCAAGATTAGTTGCTTACGCAGCTGCCGGTTTAGAGCCGAGAATTATGGGAATGGGTCCATTATACGCTGTTCCAAAAGCATTGAAGCAAGCAGGTTTAGAATTAAAAGACATCGATTTAATTGAACTGAATGAAGCTTTTGCTTCTCAATCGGTTGCTTTGAAAAAAGAATTGAATCTTAATCCAGATATTTTAAATGTCAATGGAGGCGCCATCGCACTCGGACATCCACTTGGATGTACCGGAACAAAATTAACTGTTCAACTTCTTGATGAAATGCGCAAACGCGGAAACATGAAATACGGAATGGTAACGATGTGCGTAGGAACTGGACAGGGAGCGGCTTCAATCTTCGAACTTTTGTAA
- a CDS encoding YhcG family protein, producing the protein MLTNASLISEIKNIISQSRDNAVRSVDYQRTLMYWHIGQRIFEEEQNGEERAEYGTYLIKYLSEQLQPEFGSGFSYRQLNWYRQFYKTFPIMSALRTQLNWTQYKLLTSIDDAHKREYYIAESVKNNWSARQLERQINSSLYERLLMSNDKESVLAIAKGELIPNDASQIIKDPMVLEFLGLKRESAYYEKDLEESIITHLQDFLLELGNGFSFVARQKRIHLDGDDFFIDLVFYNRLMQCFVIFEIKTHKLTHEDLEQLQMYVNYYDRMEKLEYENKTIGILLCADKNNSLVKFTLPEENKSILASKYQLYLPTESQILEALKTEFDEFKKDQK; encoded by the coding sequence ATGTTAACAAATGCATCATTAATTTCTGAAATTAAAAACATTATTTCCCAATCAAGAGATAATGCGGTTCGTTCGGTAGATTATCAGCGGACACTGATGTATTGGCATATTGGACAAAGAATTTTTGAGGAAGAGCAAAATGGAGAAGAACGCGCAGAATACGGAACTTATCTCATTAAATATCTTTCAGAGCAACTTCAACCAGAATTTGGCAGTGGATTTTCTTACAGACAACTGAATTGGTATCGCCAATTTTACAAGACATTTCCAATTATGTCCGCACTGCGGACACAATTGAACTGGACTCAGTATAAACTACTTACATCAATTGATGATGCACATAAGAGAGAATATTACATCGCTGAATCTGTGAAAAACAATTGGTCTGCAAGACAATTAGAACGACAGATTAACAGCAGTTTGTATGAGCGATTATTAATGAGCAACGACAAAGAAAGTGTTTTAGCAATTGCAAAAGGGGAACTCATTCCAAATGATGCTTCACAGATTATCAAAGATCCTATGGTTTTAGAATTTCTGGGATTAAAAAGAGAATCGGCTTATTATGAAAAAGATTTAGAAGAGTCGATCATTACGCATTTACAGGATTTTCTGTTAGAATTAGGAAACGGTTTTTCATTTGTTGCAAGGCAAAAAAGAATTCATTTAGATGGAGATGATTTTTTTATCGATTTGGTTTTTTATAATCGGTTAATGCAATGTTTTGTCATTTTCGAAATCAAAACTCATAAGCTTACTCATGAAGATTTGGAACAATTACAAATGTATGTTAATTACTACGATCGCATGGAAAAGCTGGAATATGAAAACAAAACCATCGGAATTTTATTATGTGCGGACAAAAATAATTCTTTGGTGAAATTTACTTTACCCGAAGAAAACAAAAGCATTTTGGCAAGTAAATATCAATTGTATTTACCTACAGAAAGTCAAATTTTAGAGGCACTTAAAACCGAATTTGATGAATTTAAAAAAGATCAAAAATAA